The following are from one region of the Halarsenatibacter silvermanii genome:
- a CDS encoding tripartite tricarboxylate transporter TctB family protein has protein sequence MSAGMLSIKGIVGIALTIFGLSTFLYSFQMQLLFEELLMPRLSQLLFIIGGIIIFTKDLFRSREEDVNLDRDFTFFSVIAVGFLMYIYYMGVLHIGMVVATSLTLTALWFLIEYLDSSRRDRDVKLSQRLLLSLVISASITALLYGLFVVFLDIYFPPNLLF, from the coding sequence ATGAGTGCAGGCATGCTGTCAATCAAAGGAATTGTAGGAATAGCACTTACAATCTTTGGTCTGAGCACTTTTTTGTACTCTTTTCAGATGCAGCTTTTGTTTGAAGAGCTTCTTATGCCTCGTTTATCTCAGCTGTTATTTATTATAGGCGGAATAATAATTTTCACCAAGGATCTATTTCGCAGCAGAGAAGAAGACGTGAATCTTGATCGAGATTTCACTTTTTTCTCGGTAATAGCTGTAGGTTTTTTGATGTATATTTATTACATGGGAGTTTTGCACATTGGTATGGTAGTAGCTACCTCATTGACACTCACTGCCCTCTGGTTTTTAATTGAATATTTGGACAGCAGCAGAAGGGATAGAGACGTTAAGCTCTCGCAGCGTTTGTTGCTGTCTTTAGTAATTTCGGCAAGTATAACAGCGCTTTTATATGGTCTTTTTGTAGTGTTTTTGGACATTTATTTCCCCCCTAATTTATTATTTTAA
- a CDS encoding tripartite tricarboxylate transporter substrate binding protein — MVKRCAFALLVLVLAAGMLLTGHEAAAEEPWAEIEGESFDFIVGYDAGGSHDITARHMAEGLTELGIEVDVTNMPGGDATEAGYHVADSDPEENIVFWAHPPAQLFDPATRDVGYDFEDFDPVATMGSPTFVFAALVEQPFASYDELVEHIEENPGQTVVGGQAMNHPMHYAFEMLLPSDELDYSYVNLGGGADVQANLAGGHVQAGHLSLAAALPLYEDDELEILVHTSEMAETVDAIPEVPHMRDVGVDYAEPHSLSALAPEGIDEDVREALNAAIREVIESEDFQEDMDEMGVVAVPHTIEETESYFDELVEDVLPDYEAWLEEQN, encoded by the coding sequence ATGGTAAAAAGATGCGCTTTTGCTCTGCTGGTGCTTGTTCTGGCTGCTGGAATGCTGTTGACAGGTCATGAAGCTGCTGCTGAGGAACCCTGGGCTGAGATTGAAGGGGAAAGTTTTGATTTCATAGTAGGTTATGATGCTGGCGGTTCTCATGATATCACCGCCCGTCATATGGCGGAAGGACTCACGGAGCTGGGAATTGAAGTTGATGTAACGAATATGCCCGGCGGTGACGCTACCGAGGCAGGTTATCATGTAGCCGATTCCGATCCGGAGGAAAACATAGTTTTTTGGGCTCATCCTCCTGCACAGCTTTTCGATCCAGCAACCAGGGACGTCGGCTATGATTTTGAAGACTTCGATCCTGTAGCCACCATGGGTAGTCCAACTTTTGTCTTTGCCGCTCTTGTCGAACAGCCCTTTGCCAGCTATGATGAGCTGGTGGAACATATAGAAGAAAATCCCGGTCAAACAGTTGTGGGTGGTCAGGCGATGAATCATCCCATGCATTATGCCTTCGAGATGCTGCTGCCATCCGATGAGCTGGATTATAGCTATGTAAATCTGGGTGGCGGAGCAGATGTACAGGCCAATCTCGCCGGCGGACATGTGCAGGCAGGACATCTTTCTCTGGCTGCAGCCCTCCCGCTTTATGAAGATGATGAACTTGAAATCCTTGTACACACCTCGGAGATGGCAGAAACTGTCGATGCCATTCCTGAAGTCCCTCATATGAGAGATGTAGGAGTAGATTACGCAGAGCCTCATTCGCTTTCGGCTCTGGCTCCAGAAGGCATAGATGAGGATGTGAGAGAAGCGCTGAATGCTGCTATCCGCGAAGTTATCGAAAGCGAGGACTTTCAGGAAGATATGGATGAAATGGGTGTAGTGGCTGTGCCGCATACGATTGAAGAGACAGAGTCATATTTTGATGAGCTAGTTGAAGATGTACTTCCCGATTACGAAGCCTGGCTTGAGGAACAGAATTAA
- a CDS encoding RDD family protein — translation MYCQECGAELKDEARFCHECGAEAAMAENEPNFDHDEDFDYAETEFAYDREEKSSEPAYAGFWIRLAAYLIDGVVLGGPVYLISTFLVTVDPFAGQLFSTLGLPIIIILFWVNWHGQSPGKRIMNIRIITKSGGAITFGRGVLRYIGYILSGFLLMIGFIMVAFHGKKRGLHDIISGTYVIKDR, via the coding sequence ATGTACTGTCAGGAATGCGGAGCAGAGCTAAAAGATGAAGCCCGGTTTTGTCACGAGTGCGGAGCTGAAGCGGCCATGGCTGAAAATGAACCGAACTTTGACCATGATGAAGATTTTGATTATGCAGAAACAGAGTTTGCTTATGATAGAGAGGAAAAAAGCTCGGAACCTGCTTATGCAGGTTTTTGGATCAGGCTGGCAGCATACCTCATAGATGGGGTGGTGCTGGGAGGACCGGTTTATTTAATAAGCACTTTTTTAGTGACCGTTGATCCCTTTGCAGGACAATTATTTTCTACTCTGGGACTGCCCATTATTATAATTCTCTTCTGGGTCAACTGGCATGGTCAAAGCCCGGGCAAAAGAATCATGAATATAAGAATAATAACCAAAAGTGGTGGGGCGATAACCTTTGGCAGAGGAGTTTTACGCTACATAGGATATATTCTCAGTGGTTTTTTATTGATGATAGGATTCATAATGGTGGCTTTTCACGGCAAAAAACGAGGACTTCACGATATCATCTCTGGAACCTATGTCATTAAAGACAGATAA
- a CDS encoding PQQ-binding-like beta-propeller repeat protein, translating into MKEILGFRNKLSLIFIALVVIIVLYSGQTSGEGSPLPAEEWRISIRDFEFTALASTGKGEVYAGSTENYIRKLNDNGDLIWIYTEAEGVISSLAADEDGNIISGSSAGIARKLNTSGEKLWSYDLHWSAIETVSADREGNFYTGSRDNAVRKLNADGHRLWSSHLHTSTVQALVTAEPDKIFSGSNDRTLRKIDGDGKEVWKYDVYWGSLKAAAADDQGNVFTGSRDNLVRKIDSEGTRQWSFDGHRSTIKTLAVDKEGFIYSGDSNGKIFKLSPRGEKIWSFEPHSSAVNDIVVDENKNIFTAGQDGVLIKFSQ; encoded by the coding sequence TTGAAAGAAATACTGGGCTTTCGAAATAAATTATCACTCATTTTTATTGCATTGGTGGTAATAATCGTACTTTATTCCGGTCAGACCTCAGGAGAAGGATCACCACTTCCAGCAGAAGAATGGAGAATTAGCATCAGAGATTTTGAGTTTACCGCCCTGGCTTCCACAGGCAAGGGAGAAGTTTATGCCGGAAGCACCGAGAATTATATCAGAAAATTAAATGATAATGGTGATCTTATCTGGATTTACACAGAAGCTGAGGGAGTTATATCCTCGCTGGCCGCAGATGAAGATGGTAATATCATAAGCGGCAGCAGCGCCGGCATCGCTCGGAAGCTGAACACCAGCGGAGAAAAACTCTGGAGTTACGATCTGCACTGGTCCGCTATTGAGACCGTGTCCGCAGACCGGGAAGGAAACTTTTACACCGGCAGCCGGGATAACGCGGTCAGAAAATTAAACGCTGATGGTCACAGACTCTGGTCATCTCATCTTCATACCTCCACTGTACAGGCTCTCGTCACAGCCGAGCCCGATAAGATTTTCAGCGGCAGCAATGATAGGACCCTGAGAAAGATCGATGGAGACGGTAAAGAGGTCTGGAAGTATGATGTTTACTGGGGGAGTTTAAAAGCTGCTGCAGCCGATGATCAGGGCAATGTTTTCACCGGCAGCCGGGATAATCTGGTCAGAAAAATCGATTCAGAAGGGACCAGACAGTGGAGTTTCGACGGCCATAGATCTACCATCAAAACTTTAGCAGTGGATAAAGAGGGCTTTATATATTCCGGAGATTCTAACGGTAAAATATTCAAACTCTCTCCCCGGGGCGAAAAAATCTGGTCTTTTGAGCCCCACAGCTCCGCTGTCAACGATATTGTTGTAGATGAAAATAAAAATATATTCACGGCCGGCCAGGATGGGGTGCTAATAAAATTTTCTCAGTGA
- a CDS encoding thiamine pyrophosphate-binding protein, protein MDPWELLIELLKVQEVDTVFGLGDSYVNMLADQAGLQAINLRHESSAPFMAMAYSRLTGKAGVISASAGPGTANLTPGMLEALSGCTPIVALCHSAPVATHGRGEFQECDQVKMMEPVSKWSAQVKEAELLPWYLRRAFTKALSGVPGPVYLDLPDDIMGSGPFKGQPENWNLDQELVENQTRVTEARPAAARDDVRQAALTLVKAEKPVAIFGNGAVLARAFEQGKDFVESYGLPFLTTPGGRGLISEDHELALGVSGRYRTKPARKYYEKADLLITIGSSNEAFQTGHWEHFPEDARYIQLDIEPESQGRSWRPDIHLAGDVKEVLSQLLDEHQRLQNENLQMMERLQEKKAEIAEEVSMAKEKFAVQVKEETSELSYPLLAREVVKTADEIFGPEAILVNENGSQDIWSYFYPYFRVQSILGCIPVAEQTCMGMGVTGAIAAHLARPERPVLCITGDGAFQMYMQEMATAVQYEAGCTWLVLNNKGLGWIRAKQQKAGFPTVSTSFQAQPDLAQTAESFGCHGISVKDPDELRPALKSAMEANKKGKPAVVDCKIDHKPDMDHLDDGRWWKN, encoded by the coding sequence ATGGACCCGTGGGAGCTTCTAATAGAACTTCTTAAAGTACAGGAAGTTGATACTGTTTTCGGTCTGGGAGATAGTTATGTCAATATGCTGGCGGATCAGGCCGGATTACAGGCGATAAATCTTCGGCACGAGAGTTCGGCTCCTTTCATGGCGATGGCATACAGCCGTTTGACCGGCAAAGCAGGCGTTATTTCGGCTTCGGCCGGACCCGGCACTGCTAATTTGACACCGGGAATGCTTGAGGCTCTGTCGGGCTGCACACCGATAGTGGCTCTATGTCATTCGGCTCCTGTAGCTACTCACGGTCGAGGAGAATTTCAGGAGTGCGATCAGGTCAAGATGATGGAACCGGTGAGTAAATGGAGTGCTCAGGTGAAGGAGGCAGAACTTCTTCCCTGGTATTTGAGAAGAGCTTTTACAAAAGCGTTGAGCGGCGTCCCGGGCCCGGTTTATCTCGATCTACCTGACGATATTATGGGTTCAGGACCTTTCAAAGGCCAACCGGAGAACTGGAATCTCGATCAGGAGCTGGTGGAAAATCAAACCCGGGTAACAGAGGCCAGGCCGGCGGCGGCCAGAGATGATGTTCGCCAGGCAGCCCTGACCCTCGTAAAGGCGGAAAAACCCGTTGCTATTTTCGGCAATGGGGCAGTTCTTGCCCGGGCATTTGAGCAGGGAAAGGATTTTGTAGAATCTTATGGTCTTCCCTTTTTGACCACTCCCGGTGGAAGGGGATTAATTTCTGAAGATCATGAACTTGCTCTGGGGGTCTCTGGCAGATATCGGACCAAACCTGCCCGTAAATATTACGAGAAGGCTGATCTGCTGATTACTATTGGCAGCAGCAACGAAGCTTTTCAGACTGGGCACTGGGAACATTTTCCCGAAGATGCCAGATATATTCAGCTTGATATCGAGCCCGAGTCGCAGGGCCGCAGCTGGAGGCCGGACATACATCTGGCTGGAGACGTTAAGGAGGTGCTGTCTCAGCTTTTAGATGAGCATCAGCGGCTGCAGAATGAAAATCTTCAGATGATGGAAAGACTGCAGGAGAAAAAAGCTGAAATAGCAGAAGAGGTTTCAATGGCAAAAGAAAAGTTCGCAGTTCAGGTGAAAGAGGAAACTTCCGAGCTGAGTTATCCGCTTCTGGCCCGGGAGGTAGTGAAGACTGCTGATGAGATTTTTGGACCTGAGGCTATTCTTGTCAACGAGAACGGCAGTCAGGATATCTGGTCTTATTTTTACCCTTACTTTCGAGTTCAGAGCATACTGGGATGTATACCGGTAGCAGAACAAACCTGTATGGGCATGGGGGTTACAGGAGCAATAGCTGCCCATCTGGCCAGGCCGGAAAGACCTGTTCTCTGTATAACCGGAGATGGAGCTTTTCAAATGTATATGCAGGAAATGGCCACTGCAGTCCAGTATGAAGCTGGCTGCACCTGGCTTGTTTTGAATAACAAAGGCCTGGGCTGGATAAGGGCCAAGCAGCAGAAAGCCGGGTTTCCCACGGTTTCAACATCCTTCCAGGCTCAGCCTGATCTGGCCCAAACAGCTGAAAGCTTTGGCTGTCATGGCATTTCGGTCAAAGATCCGGATGAGCTCAGACCGGCTTTGAAATCGGCTATGGAAGCCAATAAAAAGGGGAAACCGGCGGTTGTAGACTGCAAAATTGATCATAAGCCCGATATGGATCACCTGGATGATGGGCGCTGGTGGAAAAATTAA
- a CDS encoding nitrilase-related carbon-nitrogen hydrolase codes for MKIAAVQPELDPAMNKSERIEKIGELIEEVENYDLIILPELWNVGFFSFDEYDEKSETLEGKTVKSMSVRAQELECHLLMGSFVEADEENELYNTSVLLDDKGNVMTTYRKIHLFGYESRETDILSPGKEINVEDIGANKVALSTCYDLRFPELYRIQLERGAEYMLVVSAWPRERVDHWQLLCRTRALENQSYLIAANCAGRSGGVEMAGNSLIISPRGKILSKAGRGEEIIKAECPRDEVIDFRDNFPAVTDRVYTCENQKQ; via the coding sequence GTGAAAATCGCAGCTGTGCAGCCAGAATTAGATCCGGCTATGAACAAGAGTGAAAGAATAGAAAAAATCGGTGAGCTTATCGAAGAAGTGGAAAATTATGATCTTATAATTTTACCCGAACTCTGGAACGTGGGATTTTTCTCATTTGATGAATACGATGAAAAATCAGAAACACTGGAAGGTAAAACAGTTAAGAGTATGTCTGTCAGGGCTCAAGAACTCGAATGTCATCTGCTTATGGGGAGTTTTGTAGAAGCAGATGAGGAAAATGAATTATACAATACATCTGTTCTTCTAGATGATAAAGGAAATGTTATGACAACGTATCGGAAAATACATCTTTTCGGTTACGAATCGCGCGAAACGGACATTTTATCTCCCGGCAAAGAAATAAATGTTGAAGATATCGGGGCCAATAAAGTAGCCCTCAGCACCTGTTATGACTTGAGGTTTCCCGAGCTGTACAGAATTCAGCTTGAGCGGGGGGCTGAATATATGCTGGTCGTATCAGCCTGGCCCAGGGAGCGGGTTGACCACTGGCAGCTGCTCTGCCGAACTCGCGCCCTGGAAAATCAGTCCTATTTAATTGCGGCCAACTGCGCAGGCCGCAGCGGCGGCGTAGAAATGGCCGGAAATAGCCTCATTATAAGCCCCCGGGGAAAAATACTATCGAAAGCCGGCCGGGGCGAGGAAATCATCAAGGCTGAATGTCCTCGAGATGAGGTTATAGACTTTAGAGATAATTTTCCGGCCGTCACTGACAGAGTGTATACCTGTGAAAATCAAAAACAGTGA